One part of the Phycisphaeraceae bacterium genome encodes these proteins:
- a CDS encoding glycosyltransferase family 4 protein encodes MRILTVIHNLGPGGMQRIAQECAIAFRESGHDSAVLAYEAGGPRIARLQAAGVSTFVGGTGLDQIRHVTAQASGWNPDIIHAHRFGGARPMLGVVLRQLKAKSAHRLPIVATKHFAQVDWTPDRNLLDVHVQISQWCMWRWRRWARPLSPPPVDALVRPFVRPDSFYPSSVEQREAFRARLGLAPDAFLLGRFGQPQRPIWPRTLLLAFEAFAKTEPRAHLLLLGRAPALDRAMADLRPDVRARVLSMPFLHDDQSLREAYSALDVFLHVTRIGETFGMVLCEAMLCGTPVVTLSTPTKSNAQLEIVGHERGGLVCADLASVPVALRRLMDDYGLRRRLGMQAREWVRAELEPKQQTEKLLRVFALAVEHEDRESLRRALAAEEAIVTKVTAADIERLCEHTIGRVSFWDRAVMRLVENPWAHRLIYTMMQRRQMAGPASQSTGTSRLFSIS; translated from the coding sequence ATGCGAATCCTGACGGTCATCCATAATCTGGGTCCTGGCGGCATGCAGCGGATTGCCCAGGAGTGCGCCATCGCGTTCCGCGAGTCCGGTCATGATTCCGCAGTGCTGGCCTACGAGGCAGGCGGACCGAGAATTGCACGACTTCAGGCCGCGGGCGTTTCGACGTTTGTCGGTGGAACCGGCTTGGATCAGATTCGCCACGTGACGGCCCAGGCATCGGGTTGGAACCCCGACATCATCCATGCTCACCGCTTTGGGGGGGCGAGGCCAATGCTCGGGGTTGTCCTGCGCCAATTGAAGGCGAAGTCCGCCCATCGCTTGCCGATCGTCGCCACTAAGCACTTTGCCCAGGTTGACTGGACGCCGGACCGAAACCTGCTGGATGTGCATGTCCAGATATCCCAGTGGTGCATGTGGAGGTGGCGACGATGGGCGCGTCCGTTGTCTCCGCCGCCTGTGGATGCACTTGTTCGCCCCTTTGTGCGGCCGGACTCGTTCTATCCGTCGTCGGTCGAGCAGCGCGAGGCGTTCCGGGCACGGCTCGGTCTGGCGCCTGATGCGTTCCTGCTGGGACGGTTCGGGCAGCCGCAGCGACCGATCTGGCCGCGGACTCTGCTGCTTGCGTTCGAGGCGTTCGCGAAGACCGAGCCGCGGGCGCACCTGCTTCTGCTGGGACGGGCTCCGGCGCTGGACCGCGCGATGGCCGACCTGCGGCCTGACGTGAGGGCAAGAGTGCTCAGTATGCCGTTCCTGCACGACGATCAGAGCCTGAGGGAAGCCTACTCGGCGCTGGACGTGTTCCTGCACGTGACACGGATCGGCGAGACATTCGGAATGGTGCTCTGCGAGGCGATGCTGTGCGGGACGCCGGTGGTGACGCTGAGCACGCCGACGAAGTCCAACGCACAACTGGAGATCGTGGGCCACGAGCGGGGCGGTCTGGTATGCGCGGATCTGGCGAGCGTTCCGGTGGCGCTCAGGCGACTCATGGACGACTACGGTCTGCGCCGACGACTGGGTATGCAGGCACGCGAGTGGGTGCGGGCCGAACTCGAGCCCAAACAGCAGACGGAGAAGCTGCTCAGAGTCTTCGCCTTGGCTGTCGAGCACGAAGATCGTGAGTCGCTGCGCCGGGCGCTCGCGGCGGAAGAAGCGATCGTCACCAAAGTCACTGCGGCCGATATCGAGCGATTGTGCGAGCACACGATCGGCCGTGTGAGTTTCTGGGACCGGGCGGTGATGCGGCTGGTCGAGAACCCTTGGGCGCACCGCTTGATTTATACGATGATGCAGCGCCGACAGATGGCGGGCCCTGCGTCCCAATCGACAGGAACAAGCCGTCTGTTCAGCATTTCATGA